The stretch of DNA CACCAGCCCCGCGGTCAGCAGCGCCACCCCGAGGACGAAGAAGTGGGTCCCGGGCGCGAACGCCTCCGCGACGACGAGCCCGGCACCCGAGAGGAACAGCAGGATCGCGAGCGAGAGGTTGAGCAGTGACTCGGCCTGCAGCGGCGTCAGGGCGAGCGCGCCCAGCGAGATGCTCATACGACGTGGTAGGGCGGGCGCGGGATTAAGTGTCCGGGTTGGTCCGGACGAAGACGCCGTAACACAGCGCCGCAGTGCCGGCGACGGCGGCGGTGATCGCCGCCAGCGTCGTCGGCGCGTAGATGGCGTCCCCCAGGACCACCTGTCCGAGAGCGACGACGGCGATGTAGACACCCAGCGCCACGAAGATCACGCTCTCGGGCTCGGGTCGACCGGGGGTCACCTCCACGTCGGGCGTGAACGAGCCGGCGACGGCCTCCTCGTCGCCGTCGTCGGCCGCCTCGACCTGGATGACGTCGGCCTCCGTGGCGTACTCGTATGCCTCCACGAAGTCCCCGGTCTCCGCGTCCTCGTCGCGGGGCTCGTCGTCCCCGTCGCCCGTCGCCTCGTCGGTCCCGCCGTCGGCAGCCATACGTCCGGGTAGGGCGGCCGGCTACAAAAATGGCCGGCGACCGGGCCGCCGAGCTACTTGATCCGGGTGCCCAGCGGCGCGTCCTCGTGGGTGGTCAGCAGGTCCGCCTCGTCGCCGGCGGCCAGCACCATCCCGTTGGACTCGATGCCGAACAGCTCCGCCCGCTCCATGTTCGCGAGCAGGATGACCCGCGTACCGGGCAGGTCGTCGGCCTCGTGCAGTCGGGCGAGGCCGGCGACCACCTGACGGGTCTCGTGGCCGATGTCCACTTCCAGCCGGAGGAGCTTGTCGGCGTCCTCGACGGGCTCCGCGGTGACGATCTCGCCGACGCGCATGTCGACGCCCTCGAACTCCTCGAAGCTGATGCGGTCCTCGACCAGCGGTTCGAGGTCGGCGGCGTCCTCGGCCCCGTCGGCATCACCGTCCTCGTCGTCCTCGTTCGCGGCCGCGACCCGGTCGCGCAGCTCCGCGTTCAGGTCGGCGATGTGGTCGTCCTCGACCTGCTCGAACAGCTCGTCGGGCTCGTCGAACTCGGCGGGCGGGGCCTCCAGCGCCGCGTCGACGGAGACGTCGGCGACCGACCCCTGCTCGTCGAGCTGGCCCCAGAGTCGCTCGGCCTTGCCCGGCAGCACCGGCTGCAACAGGACGGCGACGGCCTTGGTGAGCTGGACGCAGTCCCGGATGACCTGCTCTGCGCGCTCGGGGTCGTCGTCGACGAGGTTCCAGGGCTCCTCGGACTGGATGTACTCGTTGCCGTAGTTCGAGAGGGCCGTCGCCACCTCCGCGAGGTCGCGGACGTTGTACTCCCGGACGGCCGTCTCGAAGTCGTCGATGGCCTCGGCGATGCGCTTCTGGACGTCGGCGCTGACCTCCGTGTCCGGCGTGCCGTCGTAGTTGCGCTCGGCGAACAGCAGCGAGCGGTAGATGAAGTTGCCGACGTTGCCGACGAGCTCGCCGTTGACCCGCTCCTGGAACCGGTCCCAGGAGAAGTCCACGTCCGTGTCCAGCTCCGCGCCGGTGGCGATGTAGTAGCGGAACAGGTCCGGGTGGAAGCCAGCGTCGAGGTACTCGTCGGCCCAGACCGCGCGGTTCCGGGAGGTCGAGAGGGCCTTCCCGTCGATGCCGACGAAGCCCGTCGCGAGGATCGACCGGGGCTCGTTGTAGCCCGCCCCCCGCAGCATCGCCGGCCAGAAGACGGCGTGGTGCTGGATGATGTCCCGGCCGATGACGTGGATCACCTCGCCGCCCTCGTGGGTCCAGTCGTCGTCCCACGCGGTGCCGTGGCGCTCCTCGCCGCCGACCTTCCAGACCTGCTCCCAGTCGTACTCGTCGGCCCCGACCCGCTCGGAGTACTGCTTGGTCGAGGCGACGTACTCGATGGGCGCGTCGACCCAGACGTACAGGACGAGGTCCTCGGTCGCCGCCCCCTCGTCCTCCCGAGCGGGATAGTCGACGCCCCAGTCCATGTCCCGCGTGATACAGAGGTCCTGGAGTTCCCCCTCGATCCACTCGCGGGGCTGGTTCCGGGCGTTGTCGGTCCCCTCGACGCGGTCGAGGAAGCCCTGGAGGTACTCCTGGAAGTCCGAGAGGCGGAGGAACTTGTGCTCGCGGGCGCGGTACTCGGCGGGATTGCCCGTCAGCGTCGAGACGGGGTCCTCGATCTCCCCGGGTTCGAGGTGGCGCTGGCAGCCCTCGTCGCACTCGTCGCCGCGGGCGTGCTCGCCGCAGTACGGACAGGTCCCCTCGACGTAGCGGTCGGGGAGGGGCTGGTCCTCCTCGGTGTCCCAGGCGACCTGGATCTCCTTCTCGTGGACGTGGTCGTTGTCGATCCACGAGCGGACGAACTCCCGCGTGAGCTCGGTGTTGGTCTCGTCGTCGGTGTGGCCGTAGTTGTCGAACTCGACGTTGAACTGCGGGAACGTCTCGGCGTAGGTCTCGTGGTACTCCAGCGCGAACTCGCGGGGATCGACCCCTTCCTTCGCGGCGTTGACGGCGACGGGTGTCCCGTGCATATCCGACCCGCAGACGAAGGCGGTCTGCTGGCCGATGCGCCGGAGCGCCCGCGAGAGTGCGTCCCCGTCGACGTAGGTCCGCAGGTGGCCGACGTGCAGGTCGCCGTTGGCGTACGGCAGCCCACACGTGACCACCGCGGGGTGGTCGGTGGGGAACTCGTCGTGGCTCATACCTGTTCGTGTGCCGCCGACGGGTCAAAAGGGGTTGGTTTCCGCTCGCTCAGTCCAAGATCTCCAGCCCGCCGAAGAAGGCGAATGCCACGACGTCGCTCGTGTCCTGACTCCGGGTCCGTGCGCGGTACTGCCCGAGCACCAGCGAGAGCCCGAGGAGGACGATCAGCGACGGGACGTAGACGAGCAGGCTCTCGACGTCGATCAGACCGGTCGAGCGCGCCAGCAGTGCCAGTCCGACGACGACGATGATCCCGCCCAGCAGGGTCTGTACGGAGAGACGGCTGTCACTCATACGACAGTGTTCTCACACAGATTACATAAGTGCGACTGCGGTGGCCGTCTCCGCGGTCACAACAGCGCCAGGGTCCCGCCGGCCAGGCCGATGGTCACCAGTAGGCGGCCGGCGCTTCCGGCGAAGGTGGCCGCGCCGAACCGGACGTAGTCTTCCTCTAAGACGGTGAACGCGTAGATCGAGAGAGTGTCGGGGAAGAAGGGGACACACAGCGCCAGCGCGAGGCCGACGTAGCCGTACCGCTTCGCGATCTGGATCGTCTTGTTCTCGGACCACTCGACCACGTCGAACCGGGAGCGCTGGAGCCGTCGGATCAGGGGGCCGTACTCCTTTGCCTCCTGGCCGATGTGGAACGCGAAGAGGCTCCCGAGGGCCTTCCCGCCGGCACTGACGACGATGATCGCCGCGACGTTGCCCCACGTCGGCAGGCCGAGCCGCAGCGTCTCCGCGGGCACGAGCACCACCTCGCTGGGCAGCGGCAGGATGAACGCGATCAGGAACGAGTAGACGGCGATGATGCCCAGTCCCGTCGGTCCCGTGGCCGTACAGACGGCCTGTTCGAGCAGCGACAGCGGACTCGCCGGCGTCGAGCAGTCGCCGATGAACAGGGCCAGCGCGGGGAGCGAGGCGACCGGGTCCACAACGCTCCATAGCAAAGAGGGGGTGGTAAAGCTTGGTATGTTCTCTCGGGAGCGGACGGTAGCGCCGCCGTTCTGTCGGGCGGTAGACCACCGTGTCCGTCCGGGTCCGACGTGGCCGTCCTCGGTACCGGTCCAGGTCCGCCACGAACGACCACCGACGACTTTTTCCGCTCGGGTCTCTCGCTCCGCTCGCCGGCCTCAGTACCAGTCCAGGTCCGCCACGAACGACCGGAGCATCGACCGCGTGACGTGGGGCATACAGACCACGCGTAGCTCGCCGGCACCGGTCTTGGAGACCCGCCACCCGCGGTCCCGGAGTTCGTCGGTCATCGGCACCGAGAGGTCGGCGGCCACGAGCGGGAGTTCCGGGTCGACGACCTCGTGGCCCCGGGCGCGCAGCTGCTCGGCCAGCCACTCGGCGTTGGCCATCGAGCGCTCGTACTGCTCGCGGTAGCCGGCGGGCCACAGCGCCTCCATCGCGGCGACGGCGCTGGCGACGCCCGCCCCCGATCGGGTCCCGGTCAGCGTCAGCTGGCTGGTGGACTCCAGATACGGCGTCTCGACGGCCAGCTCGTCCAGCAGCGTCTCGTCGCGGGCGAGCAGCCCGCCGGCCGGGACCGCGGCCTGCCCGACCTTGTGGGGGTCGATCGTCAGCGTGTCCACGTCGGCGTGGCCGAAGTGCCAGTCGTGGTCGGTGAAGGGGAGGTAGAAGCCGCCCCACGCGGCGTCGACGTGACAGAGGGCGTCGACGGAGTTCGCGAGGTCGGCCACGGCCGGGATGGGGTCGACGTAGCCGTACTCCGTCGAGCCGGCGACGCCGACCACACAGACCGTGTCCCCGTCGACGAGTTCCGCCATCGCGTCGGCGTCGACGCGATGGCCGTCCGCCGGGGCCGTCCGGAGTTCGACCCCGAGCACGTCCGCGGCCTTGGTGAAGGAGAAGTGGGCGTGGACCGGGGCGACGACGTTCGGGTCGTCGGTGTCGGCGCGGTTGCGGGCGATGCGGACCGCCTGGACGTTGGCCTCCGTCCCCCCCGAGGCGACGTAGCCGGCCGGGTCGGCGAGCCCGGTCAGTTCCCCGAGGGCGTCGACGGCCTCGCGTTCGAGGTCGGCGACCGTCTGGTAGGTGCCGGGGTCGCCGGGGTTGGTCGCGAGGAACCGCTCGGCCGCCTCGCGTGCCCGGGGGTGGGGCACGGTACACATCGAGGAGAGGACCCGTTCGAACTCCTGTGGCTCGGCCCGCTGGAGCATTCAGCAGGGGGAACGCGGGCGAGCCGTTTAGCCGTTTTGTTCCACCTCACCAGTTCGACGGGCCGATCTTCTTGGTCGCCTTCGCCCGGAAGCCGCTGGGGCCGACCTGTGACTCGAAGACGGTCTGGCGCTCGGTGTCCAGCGCGCCGCCGAAGGAACCGACCCGCATCGTCCGGTAGGTCTCGAACCCCTTGTCGTTGGAGTAGAAGTAGACGCTGCCGTGGAGGAGCCCGTGGATGCGGTCGTCCGAGCGGGCGTCCCGCGCCGGCCGGTCGAGCTTGACGTAGGCGACGTTCCCCCAGTTGACGACGGCCTCGCGCAGGCCCATCAGGAACGCGACGACCCGGCCCTGCGGGAGGCCGAACTCCCGGGCGCGTTCGAGGTCGGTCAGCGAGTCGACGACGATGAGGTCGTCCTCGGCCTCGACCAGCCGCTCGCCGACGTCGTCGAGCAGCGACTGGAAGTTCTCCTCCTCGGGGACCGAGTCGGCCGGTTCGTCGTCCTCGGGTGCCTCGATGTCTCGGGTCGTCCGGCGGGCGTCGAACAGCGCCGGCGAGACCGGGAGCAGTTCCATGTACCGCTGTGAGAAGTCGGCCACGCGCAGGTTCTGGGTCAGGGCCTCGAACTGGTGGCCGTCGAGGACGGCGTCGA from Haloarcula litorea encodes:
- the mfnA gene encoding tyrosine decarboxylase MfnA, which produces MLQRAEPQEFERVLSSMCTVPHPRAREAAERFLATNPGDPGTYQTVADLEREAVDALGELTGLADPAGYVASGGTEANVQAVRIARNRADTDDPNVVAPVHAHFSFTKAADVLGVELRTAPADGHRVDADAMAELVDGDTVCVVGVAGSTEYGYVDPIPAVADLANSVDALCHVDAAWGGFYLPFTDHDWHFGHADVDTLTIDPHKVGQAAVPAGGLLARDETLLDELAVETPYLESTSQLTLTGTRSGAGVASAVAAMEALWPAGYREQYERSMANAEWLAEQLRARGHEVVDPELPLVAADLSVPMTDELRDRGWRVSKTGAGELRVVCMPHVTRSMLRSFVADLDWY
- a CDS encoding YqaA family protein; this translates as MDPVASLPALALFIGDCSTPASPLSLLEQAVCTATGPTGLGIIAVYSFLIAFILPLPSEVVLVPAETLRLGLPTWGNVAAIIVVSAGGKALGSLFAFHIGQEAKEYGPLIRRLQRSRFDVVEWSENKTIQIAKRYGYVGLALALCVPFFPDTLSIYAFTVLEEDYVRFGAATFAGSAGRLLVTIGLAGGTLALL
- a CDS encoding LiaF transmembrane domain-containing protein, whose translation is MSDSRLSVQTLLGGIIVVVGLALLARSTGLIDVESLLVYVPSLIVLLGLSLVLGQYRARTRSQDTSDVVAFAFFGGLEILD
- the metG gene encoding methionine--tRNA ligase: MSHDEFPTDHPAVVTCGLPYANGDLHVGHLRTYVDGDALSRALRRIGQQTAFVCGSDMHGTPVAVNAAKEGVDPREFALEYHETYAETFPQFNVEFDNYGHTDDETNTELTREFVRSWIDNDHVHEKEIQVAWDTEEDQPLPDRYVEGTCPYCGEHARGDECDEGCQRHLEPGEIEDPVSTLTGNPAEYRAREHKFLRLSDFQEYLQGFLDRVEGTDNARNQPREWIEGELQDLCITRDMDWGVDYPAREDEGAATEDLVLYVWVDAPIEYVASTKQYSERVGADEYDWEQVWKVGGEERHGTAWDDDWTHEGGEVIHVIGRDIIQHHAVFWPAMLRGAGYNEPRSILATGFVGIDGKALSTSRNRAVWADEYLDAGFHPDLFRYYIATGAELDTDVDFSWDRFQERVNGELVGNVGNFIYRSLLFAERNYDGTPDTEVSADVQKRIAEAIDDFETAVREYNVRDLAEVATALSNYGNEYIQSEEPWNLVDDDPERAEQVIRDCVQLTKAVAVLLQPVLPGKAERLWGQLDEQGSVADVSVDAALEAPPAEFDEPDELFEQVEDDHIADLNAELRDRVAAANEDDEDGDADGAEDAADLEPLVEDRISFEEFEGVDMRVGEIVTAEPVEDADKLLRLEVDIGHETRQVVAGLARLHEADDLPGTRVILLANMERAELFGIESNGMVLAAGDEADLLTTHEDAPLGTRIK
- a CDS encoding RAD55 family ATPase, translated to MDPSSVPEAKGISAGVDYIPFGIPGLDGALRGIPTGSTVLLAGASDAGGDAFTYTSLATLMLANHDPDLVPSSVARKAAAIPDSVTYVTLTQDREHVYSELDAVLDGHQFEALTQNLRVADFSQRYMELLPVSPALFDARRTTRDIEAPEDDEPADSVPEEENFQSLLDDVGERLVEAEDDLIVVDSLTDLERAREFGLPQGRVVAFLMGLREAVVNWGNVAYVKLDRPARDARSDDRIHGLLHGSVYFYSNDKGFETYRTMRVGSFGGALDTERQTVFESQVGPSGFRAKATKKIGPSNW